From a single Cytophagales bacterium WSM2-2 genomic region:
- the pycA gene encoding acetyl-CoA carboxylase biotin carboxyl carrier protein subunit: MYQSKVNGKNFEVTSNDGQFTINGEPFQWDLSNLSEGNYHILYKNKSYRAEVVKADKATKTFQLKVNNKIHTVEVKDKFDLLLEKMGMANGASSKVNNIKAPMPGLVIDLKVKAGDTVKAGDPLLILEAMKMENIIKSPGDATIKNVKAKKGDSVEKGQVLIEF; this comes from the coding sequence ATGTATCAATCCAAAGTAAACGGGAAAAATTTCGAGGTAACATCAAATGATGGCCAATTCACGATCAATGGGGAGCCCTTTCAATGGGATCTATCAAATCTATCGGAGGGCAACTATCACATTCTGTATAAGAATAAAAGTTATCGTGCTGAAGTTGTGAAGGCGGATAAAGCAACAAAAACATTCCAACTGAAGGTCAACAATAAAATTCATACAGTTGAAGTAAAAGACAAGTTTGATCTGTTGCTGGAGAAAATGGGAATGGCTAATGGTGCTTCTTCCAAAGTCAACAATATCAAAGCGCCAATGCCCGGATTGGTCATTGATCTGAAGGTGAAGGCAGGCGATACAGTAAAGGCCGGTGATCCATTATTGATCCTTGAGGCGATGAAAATGGAAAACATCATCAAATCTCCCGGAGATGCCACAATCAAAAATGTAAAAGCTAAAAAAGGAGACAGCGTGGAAAAAGGACAGGTTTTGATTGAATTCTAA
- a CDS encoding transporter → MSYIEFFGTITGAIAVWLSAKANIWSWAVGLINVILFFFLFYQVQLYPDMFLQVFFFITNLIGWWRWSHPDKSEEDKKHELRVTNMSTQWIIVFLIIGLIGTITFGTLAKNLNEFFPVLFSKPSAFPYTDSFVTVMSIIATYLMVQKKVECWAVWLLADAIACYMYFVKEIKFVGIEYLVFCFIAAFGLWNWINESKIEPKSV, encoded by the coding sequence ATGAGCTACATCGAATTTTTCGGCACGATCACGGGAGCCATTGCTGTTTGGCTTTCTGCCAAGGCCAACATTTGGAGTTGGGCTGTTGGACTGATAAACGTGATCCTTTTCTTTTTTCTCTTTTATCAAGTGCAGCTTTATCCTGACATGTTCCTTCAGGTATTTTTTTTCATCACCAATTTAATTGGCTGGTGGAGGTGGAGCCATCCGGATAAATCAGAAGAAGATAAAAAACATGAATTAAGAGTAACGAACATGTCAACTCAATGGATTATAGTTTTTTTGATTATTGGATTGATAGGGACAATTACTTTCGGCACGCTGGCAAAAAACCTGAATGAATTTTTTCCCGTACTCTTCAGTAAACCAAGCGCATTCCCTTATACCGATTCGTTCGTGACAGTCATGAGCATCATCGCAACTTACCTGATGGTTCAAAAGAAAGTAGAGTGCTGGGCTGTTTGGCTTCTCGCGGATGCAATCGCCTGCTATATGTATTTTGTGAAGGAGATTAAATTTGTTGGGATAGAGTATTTAGTTTTTTGTTTTATCGCGGCCTTCGGGTTATGGAATTGGATTAACGAAAGTAAAATCGAGCCCAAGTCAGTATGA
- a CDS encoding dipeptidase encodes MKKILKFIGIVIGVVVIGLFVFVPQYIDKLKNKVTLAGPFAKNAWYDSIPFIADLHCDELLWDRNLLQKIDYGHVDLPRMQQSNLALQVFTVVSKVPFGTNYEKNNDNSDQIALLSFAQRKPPSNWFSIKKRSLRQCEMLQDFASSSQGKLRIVKNRGDLVKFIEDRKSNRELVAGMLGLEGAQPLEGDINNLTEFYEAGVRYIGLAHFYDNEWAGSAHGAKKDGLTTIGKLLVRKMDSLHITIDLAHASPKTIDDVLSMHEGPLLVSHTGVKGICNNQRNLSDEHLIEIGKRNGLVGIGFWDTAVCGTDAASTAKSIRYVADKIGVDKVALGSDWDGALQAHFDVTGLPLMVKALADENFSRTEIEKIMGGNVREFFLHNLPQ; translated from the coding sequence ATGAAGAAGATCTTAAAGTTTATCGGAATAGTGATCGGAGTTGTGGTTATTGGATTATTCGTGTTCGTTCCACAATACATTGATAAACTGAAAAACAAAGTAACGCTGGCCGGTCCATTTGCAAAAAACGCTTGGTATGATTCAATTCCATTTATCGCAGACTTGCATTGTGATGAACTTCTTTGGGATAGAAATTTATTGCAGAAAATCGACTATGGCCATGTCGATCTGCCCCGGATGCAACAATCGAACTTAGCTCTGCAGGTATTCACTGTCGTAAGCAAGGTTCCATTTGGAACTAATTACGAAAAAAATAATGACAACAGCGACCAGATAGCGTTACTAAGCTTCGCGCAACGGAAGCCTCCATCTAATTGGTTTAGCATCAAAAAGAGATCTCTCCGTCAATGTGAAATGCTTCAGGATTTCGCTTCTTCTTCACAAGGAAAATTACGGATTGTCAAAAACCGTGGTGATCTTGTAAAGTTTATCGAAGACCGAAAATCAAATCGTGAACTTGTAGCAGGAATGCTTGGCTTGGAGGGCGCCCAGCCGTTAGAAGGAGATATTAATAATCTCACTGAGTTTTATGAAGCCGGTGTCCGTTACATTGGACTAGCTCATTTTTATGACAATGAATGGGCGGGCTCTGCACATGGGGCGAAGAAGGACGGACTTACAACTATTGGAAAATTGTTGGTTAGAAAAATGGACAGCCTCCATATCACAATCGATCTGGCACATGCCTCGCCCAAAACGATTGATGATGTTTTATCAATGCACGAAGGCCCTCTCCTGGTTTCTCATACCGGAGTCAAAGGCATTTGCAATAACCAGCGCAATCTTTCCGATGAGCATCTGATAGAGATCGGAAAAAGAAATGGTTTGGTAGGTATCGGGTTTTGGGACACGGCCGTCTGTGGAACTGATGCTGCTTCTACGGCCAAAAGCATTCGCTATGTGGCGGATAAAATTGGTGTGGATAAAGTAGCGCTGGGATCAGACTGGGACGGAGCATTGCAAGCTCATTTCGATGTGACCGGGTTGCCGTTGATGGTCAAAGCCCTGGCTGACGAAAATTTTTCAAGAACCGAGATAGAAAAGATTATGGGTGGAAACGTGAGAGAATTCTTTTTGCACAATCTCCCACAGTGA
- the nadR gene encoding transcriptional regulator NadR, translating to MKRGLVIGKFMPIHSGHLALIRFAKKHCDELIVSMSFTSLDSIDPQLRFGWLKELLKSDPQIIPEISLDDFDNEKLELKERTQIWADFIRRRFPPVDIIFSSEEYGKSFAENLGIEDVLFDPDRKQVPVSATKIRNKPFQFWQFIPEVVRPYFVKKICFYGPESTGKSTMAVRMAARYETEFVPEVAREMITSNDFSLDDIIRIGHAQTERVKEKAKTANKILFCDSDLITTQIYSQHYLKTVPLILKELEKEIHYDLYFLFDIDVPWVADELRDLENRRSEMLEIFENELIKRNIGAIRVKGNWKQREELIITEIDHLLK from the coding sequence ATGAAACGCGGTTTGGTGATCGGGAAATTCATGCCTATTCATTCAGGGCACCTGGCGTTAATCCGTTTTGCAAAGAAACACTGTGATGAACTAATCGTTTCAATGAGTTTTACGTCTCTTGATTCAATTGACCCGCAACTTAGATTCGGTTGGTTGAAAGAACTTTTAAAAAGTGACCCACAAATTATTCCCGAAATAAGCCTCGATGACTTTGACAATGAGAAACTCGAATTAAAAGAACGAACTCAAATTTGGGCTGATTTTATTCGGAGAAGATTTCCACCTGTCGACATTATTTTTTCTTCCGAAGAGTATGGGAAGTCTTTTGCGGAAAACCTGGGCATAGAAGACGTTCTCTTTGACCCGGATCGAAAACAAGTTCCGGTCTCAGCGACCAAAATCAGAAATAAGCCGTTTCAATTCTGGCAATTCATCCCGGAGGTAGTAAGGCCATATTTTGTCAAGAAGATTTGTTTTTACGGACCAGAAAGCACCGGCAAGTCAACTATGGCCGTTCGTATGGCAGCACGATATGAAACAGAATTTGTGCCTGAAGTTGCCCGCGAAATGATAACGTCCAACGATTTTAGTTTGGATGACATCATCAGGATTGGTCATGCACAAACCGAGCGTGTCAAAGAGAAAGCAAAGACTGCCAATAAAATTTTGTTTTGCGACTCGGATCTGATCACCACTCAAATTTATTCACAACATTACCTCAAGACCGTTCCTTTGATTTTGAAAGAACTCGAAAAGGAAATTCACTATGATCTTTATTTCCTATTCGATATTGATGTGCCCTGGGTGGCAGATGAGTTACGAGACCTGGAAAACCGTAGAAGTGAGATGCTGGAAATTTTTGAGAATGAACTGATAAAAAGAAATATTGGAGCTATTCGTGTTAAAGGAAACTGGAAGCAGCGTGAAGAATTAATTATAACGGAGATTGATCATCTGCTAAAGTAA
- the purN gene encoding phosphoribosylglycinamide formyltransferase: MKKIRFAIFASGNGSNAEAIMKYFQNHPKIEVAALLCNNPGAFVIERAQKFHIPIRVFEKSQFQDSDEVIHWLSENRISHIVLAGFLLLIQQKLVDAFPDRIINIHPSLLPKFGGRGMYGMNVHKAVAASSEKETGITIHRVNAHYDEGEIIAQFKCEISPGESAESIANKVQKLEHEHYPGIIETWVFG; encoded by the coding sequence ATGAAAAAAATCCGGTTCGCCATTTTTGCTTCAGGCAACGGTTCTAATGCCGAAGCGATTATGAAGTATTTCCAGAACCATCCAAAAATCGAAGTGGCGGCTCTGCTCTGCAATAACCCGGGTGCATTTGTAATAGAAAGAGCTCAAAAATTTCACATTCCGATCCGGGTGTTTGAAAAAAGTCAGTTCCAGGATAGCGATGAGGTAATACACTGGCTTTCTGAAAACAGGATCAGTCACATTGTACTTGCCGGATTTTTGCTACTTATTCAGCAAAAACTTGTTGATGCATTTCCCGATAGGATAATCAATATTCATCCATCACTCTTACCAAAGTTTGGCGGTAGGGGTATGTATGGAATGAATGTGCACAAGGCTGTGGCGGCATCATCTGAGAAAGAAACCGGAATTACGATTCATCGGGTAAATGCACATTATGATGAAGGGGAAATTATTGCACAATTCAAGTGCGAGATCTCACCTGGAGAAAGCGCAGAATCGATAGCTAATAAAGTACAGAAACTTGAGCATGAACATTATCCCGGGATTATAGAAACCTGGGTTTTTGGCTAA
- a CDS encoding TonB-dependent receptor: MSKFLTTVLGCLLTLHTFAQFKITGTVRDSKTNELLVGASVQLENARGTLTDDQGRFELKNVAGGKQNLQVRFLGYAEEKRDLDVSGNLSIEFVMQQSSQLTDEVVVYATRASENSPTAFSNVSRTVIQKQNFGQDLPFILNWTPSLVTTSDAGAGIGYTGVRIRGSDATRINVTINGIVLNDAEEQGTFWVDIPDIASSAQNIQIQRGVGTSTNGAGAFGGSINLQTNTRKDQPYADVINSFGSFGTHRHTVGFGTGLKNKFAFDGRMSLIGSDGYIDRATSDLKSYYLSGGYYGDKTMIKAIVFGGKEITYQSWYGVPQSKLNNDPAAMQATVDDEGWNAQQAQNLFNSGRTFNAYTYPNQIDNYTQDHYQLHFSHRANSHLTANAALHYTYGRGYYEEYKYNRTLSDYGIKEPIIGTDTVRTSDLVRRLWLDNRFYGMTWSLNYEKEKWSSVLGGAFNKYDGDHYGEVIWAQVAATIPPFYRYYFNNGKKNDFNVFWKNTAQLMDKLLGFIDMQYRHVDYKANGMEDGNLPIDFSVNYNFFNPKIGLTYSLTQEQQLYASYSVGNREPVRSDFVQADPGQQPQHETLYDTEIGWRMRKNNVAININGYYMDYKNQLVLTGKNNNVGSPIRQNVSDSYRAGIEIDGGIKFNEHFTWNANLTLSQNKIRNFTEVLYDYGQNYDEYNEVNRQHQNTDISFSPSVIGGSVFLYHPVRNVELGLLTKYVGLQYLDNTSNKSRSIDPYFINDLRMTYTWKPQWMREFSISLLLNNIGDMKYSSNGYTWGYLGGGAESRQNYYYPQAGRNYLLMVAMRF, translated from the coding sequence ATGTCAAAATTTCTAACAACTGTGCTGGGCTGCCTGCTCACGCTCCACACTTTTGCACAGTTCAAAATCACGGGCACGGTTCGTGATTCAAAAACCAATGAGCTTCTGGTTGGCGCATCTGTCCAACTCGAGAATGCGCGCGGAACACTCACAGATGACCAAGGCCGCTTTGAGCTTAAGAATGTTGCAGGCGGCAAGCAAAATCTGCAGGTCAGGTTTCTCGGATATGCTGAAGAGAAAAGAGACCTTGACGTGAGCGGAAACTTGTCGATTGAGTTTGTAATGCAGCAAAGTTCACAACTTACCGATGAAGTGGTGGTGTATGCCACACGTGCTTCGGAGAACAGTCCGACTGCTTTTTCAAATGTCAGTCGAACGGTAATTCAGAAACAAAACTTTGGACAAGATCTGCCCTTCATCCTCAACTGGACACCATCTTTGGTGACAACTTCAGATGCTGGTGCCGGAATAGGCTACACTGGCGTGCGCATCCGCGGATCTGATGCAACAAGAATTAACGTAACAATCAACGGCATCGTACTCAATGATGCTGAAGAGCAAGGCACATTCTGGGTTGATATTCCAGACATTGCATCTTCAGCGCAGAATATTCAGATACAGCGTGGTGTTGGTACTTCTACAAATGGAGCAGGCGCATTTGGAGGTTCAATTAATTTGCAGACCAATACGCGGAAAGACCAACCGTACGCAGACGTAATTAATTCATTTGGATCATTTGGAACACATCGCCACACAGTAGGCTTTGGAACGGGCTTGAAAAATAAATTCGCGTTCGATGGTCGTATGTCATTGATCGGATCAGATGGCTATATCGATCGCGCCACTTCCGATCTGAAATCGTATTATTTGTCAGGAGGATATTATGGCGACAAAACAATGATCAAAGCTATTGTCTTTGGAGGTAAGGAGATCACTTACCAATCGTGGTATGGTGTTCCGCAATCGAAATTGAACAATGACCCCGCTGCGATGCAAGCTACTGTTGACGATGAGGGTTGGAACGCGCAGCAAGCGCAAAACCTGTTCAATAGTGGTCGAACATTTAATGCTTACACTTATCCAAATCAAATCGACAATTATACACAAGATCATTATCAACTTCATTTTTCACACCGGGCTAACAGTCATTTGACTGCAAATGCTGCATTGCATTACACGTATGGTCGTGGGTACTATGAGGAGTATAAGTATAATAGAACATTGTCTGACTATGGAATTAAGGAGCCGATCATTGGAACGGACACCGTTCGTACCTCTGATCTTGTAAGGAGGCTCTGGCTTGATAATCGTTTTTACGGAATGACGTGGTCGTTGAACTATGAAAAAGAAAAATGGAGTTCTGTTTTGGGCGGAGCTTTCAATAAATACGATGGTGATCATTATGGCGAAGTGATCTGGGCCCAGGTAGCAGCGACTATTCCTCCGTTCTATCGTTATTATTTTAACAACGGGAAAAAGAACGACTTCAATGTTTTCTGGAAAAACACCGCGCAACTCATGGATAAACTCCTGGGGTTTATTGACATGCAATACAGGCACGTGGACTACAAGGCCAACGGCATGGAAGACGGTAATTTGCCAATAGATTTTAGCGTCAATTATAATTTCTTTAATCCAAAAATTGGATTGACTTATTCGTTAACACAGGAACAACAGCTCTATGCATCTTACAGCGTTGGGAATCGTGAGCCCGTGCGGAGCGATTTTGTTCAGGCAGATCCGGGTCAACAACCACAACACGAAACGCTCTATGACACCGAGATAGGCTGGCGCATGAGAAAGAACAATGTGGCCATCAATATCAACGGCTACTACATGGACTACAAAAATCAATTGGTACTAACGGGTAAGAACAATAATGTCGGCTCACCCATCCGGCAGAATGTAAGTGACAGCTATCGTGCAGGGATTGAAATTGACGGAGGTATAAAATTCAATGAGCACTTCACTTGGAACGCCAATCTTACACTGAGCCAAAACAAGATCAGGAATTTCACGGAAGTGCTGTATGACTATGGTCAAAACTATGACGAGTACAACGAAGTAAACAGACAACATCAAAACACCGACATTTCCTTTTCGCCTAGCGTAATTGGTGGATCTGTCTTTCTTTATCATCCGGTTAGAAATGTTGAATTGGGGTTGCTCACAAAATATGTGGGACTCCAGTATCTCGACAACACTTCAAACAAATCCAGATCGATAGATCCTTATTTCATCAATGATCTCAGGATGACCTATACCTGGAAACCGCAATGGATGCGCGAGTTTTCAATCAGCTTGCTACTGAATAACATTGGCGATATGAAGTACTCCAGTAATGGGTACACCTGGGGATACCTGGGTGGCGGAGCAGAGTCAAGGCAAAACTACTATTACCCCCAAGCCGGCAGAAATTACCTTTTGATGGTGGCTATGCGGTTTTAG
- a CDS encoding prenyltransferase, translating to MNIEFEPLCDLHGGSKLATRGYLCHMSSRQFTITGFIKLTRFWNLLIIVFSQYFTAVFLVSPGKVWDINLFFLSTATVVIAAAGYIINDYYDVKIDLINKPERVVIGKDVARRYAILSHSVLSFIGVAIGFWLNWKIGVINFLSAFLLWWYSNNLKRQPFVGNFVVAFLTGLSVFLINVLYGTHQPLVTIYAIFAFVMTLIREIVKDMEDLKGDNTFGCKTLPIIWGTRKTKFLIYFLLTLLFGTVIYINQVYKQLPQLYFFIFLFVPLVFLLARLVRADTKKDFYYLSQWCKVIMLLGVMSMVFI from the coding sequence GTGAATATTGAGTTTGAGCCACTGTGTGATTTGCACGGTGGCTCTAAACTCGCAACTCGTGGCTATCTTTGCCATATGTCCTCTCGACAATTCACGATCACCGGATTTATAAAACTCACACGATTTTGGAATCTCCTCATCATCGTATTTAGTCAGTACTTCACCGCTGTTTTTTTGGTCAGTCCCGGAAAAGTCTGGGACATTAATCTTTTTTTTCTCTCTACAGCCACTGTTGTTATTGCAGCTGCAGGGTATATCATCAACGACTACTACGATGTCAAAATCGATTTGATCAACAAACCGGAACGTGTGGTTATCGGAAAAGATGTTGCGCGGAGGTATGCCATTCTTTCGCATTCAGTTCTCTCTTTTATTGGAGTAGCCATCGGTTTTTGGCTTAACTGGAAAATTGGAGTGATCAACTTCCTTTCAGCGTTCTTACTCTGGTGGTACTCCAATAATTTGAAACGCCAGCCATTCGTTGGGAATTTTGTTGTTGCTTTCCTCACAGGGCTTTCCGTTTTTCTGATCAATGTGCTTTACGGAACACATCAACCCCTGGTAACGATCTACGCCATTTTTGCCTTTGTCATGACACTTATTCGCGAGATTGTGAAGGACATGGAAGATTTGAAAGGCGATAATACTTTTGGATGTAAAACACTGCCGATCATTTGGGGAACACGTAAAACTAAATTTCTGATTTACTTTCTGCTCACACTGCTTTTTGGAACAGTGATCTACATTAACCAAGTGTACAAGCAATTGCCACAACTCTATTTCTTTATTTTTCTGTTCGTGCCGCTGGTATTCCTCCTGGCTCGTCTGGTCAGGGCCGATACCAAAAAAGATTTCTACTACTTAAGCCAATGGTGTAAAGTAATTATGCTTTTGGGTGTGATGAGCATGGTTTTCATTTAG
- a CDS encoding short-chain dehydrogenase produces the protein MDLNLKGKNALVCGSTQGIGKASAIELAQLGATVILLARDESKLKSTLAELPTTYNQKHSFLVADFTFPDQVKSAIEKLVATTEVHILINNTGGPPAGQAIDAKPEDFLSAINAHLICSLILVQTCVPAMKKNKYGRIVNIISTSVKIPIKGLGVSNTVRGAMANWSKTLSFELAPYGITVNNVLPGTTQTGRIDAIVQARSQKSGKSPEEIRQEMINEVPAGRMSDASEVAAAVVFLASPAASYINGVNLPVDGGRTGSL, from the coding sequence ATGGATTTAAATCTGAAAGGGAAAAACGCACTTGTTTGCGGAAGCACACAGGGAATAGGAAAAGCATCAGCTATTGAGTTGGCGCAACTTGGCGCAACCGTAATTCTTCTCGCCCGTGATGAGAGCAAACTGAAATCAACTTTAGCGGAACTGCCGACAACATATAATCAGAAACACTCCTTTTTGGTAGCGGACTTCACTTTTCCTGATCAGGTGAAATCGGCAATAGAAAAACTTGTTGCCACAACCGAAGTTCATATTCTGATCAATAATACAGGCGGGCCGCCAGCTGGCCAGGCAATTGATGCCAAGCCTGAGGATTTTCTATCGGCAATCAATGCTCATTTAATCTGCAGCCTGATTCTCGTTCAGACCTGTGTCCCTGCAATGAAGAAGAACAAGTATGGCAGGATCGTAAATATCATTTCTACTTCTGTAAAAATTCCGATCAAAGGGCTTGGTGTATCTAACACTGTGCGCGGAGCAATGGCGAATTGGTCTAAGACGCTTTCATTTGAACTGGCTCCCTATGGTATTACCGTGAATAATGTTTTGCCCGGGACAACTCAGACGGGTAGGATTGATGCTATTGTTCAAGCCCGGTCGCAGAAGTCAGGCAAATCGCCTGAAGAAATAAGACAGGAAATGATCAATGAAGTTCCGGCCGGCCGAATGTCCGATGCTAGTGAAGTAGCTGCTGCCGTGGTTTTCCTGGCTTCTCCTGCGGCTTCCTATATCAACGGAGTGAATTTACCAGTTGATGGCGGGCGCACAGGCAGTCTCTAA
- a CDS encoding 2-hydroxymuconic semialdehyde dehydrogenase — protein sequence MEKILNYIDGKLIEPSSSKFLDNYNPAEGKAYSLVADSDEKDVELAVRAAKKAFPAWSAMSTEERCKILLRVADLIDRDLEKLSIAESVDNGKPVKFARAVDIYRASANLKFYATASQHFASEAHVNEGDSVNYTTRMPIGVVGCISPWNLPLYLFTWKIAPALAAGCTVIGKPSELTPMTAFLFSKLCIEAGLPPGVLNIIHGLGGKAGQAIIEQPEVTAISFTGGTVTGKKIAATAAPMFKKLSLELGGKNPNIIFADCDFEQAVKISLLSSFSNQGEICLCGSRIYVERSLFDRFVNEFVKRTKELKVGDPLEESTQLGALVSEAHLKKVLGYVSLAKEEGGKILTGGNQIKMNGRCADGYFMEPTVIVGLDEKCRTNQEEIFGPVVTIMPFDTEEEVLGYANGTPYGLSATIWTENLKRAHRVAHQVKSGIIWVNCWLHRDLRTPFGGMKQSGVGREGGWEAIRFFTEAKNVCVKL from the coding sequence ATGGAAAAAATTCTCAATTACATCGATGGAAAATTAATCGAACCTTCTTCCAGCAAATTTCTTGATAATTACAATCCGGCAGAAGGCAAAGCATATAGTCTTGTTGCCGATTCGGACGAGAAAGATGTTGAGTTGGCAGTGAGGGCCGCGAAGAAAGCTTTTCCCGCCTGGTCTGCGATGTCAACTGAAGAGCGCTGCAAAATTTTGTTGCGGGTGGCTGATCTTATTGATCGCGATCTTGAGAAACTCTCCATTGCAGAGAGTGTTGACAACGGCAAGCCGGTGAAGTTTGCCCGTGCGGTTGATATCTATCGCGCTTCCGCGAATTTGAAATTTTATGCTACTGCCTCTCAGCACTTTGCTTCTGAAGCGCATGTCAATGAAGGAGATTCTGTGAACTACACAACCCGAATGCCTATTGGAGTTGTCGGATGTATTTCACCCTGGAACTTGCCTTTGTATTTATTTACCTGGAAAATTGCGCCTGCATTAGCTGCCGGATGTACTGTGATTGGCAAGCCTTCAGAGCTTACGCCAATGACAGCATTCCTGTTTTCAAAACTGTGTATCGAGGCGGGATTACCTCCGGGAGTTTTGAATATCATTCATGGCCTGGGTGGTAAAGCAGGGCAAGCTATCATCGAACAGCCGGAAGTGACGGCCATTTCTTTTACAGGGGGAACAGTGACTGGAAAAAAAATTGCCGCTACCGCAGCTCCTATGTTTAAGAAATTGTCGCTGGAGCTGGGCGGTAAAAACCCCAATATCATTTTTGCAGATTGCGATTTTGAGCAAGCAGTTAAAATTTCTCTTTTGTCATCATTTTCCAACCAGGGAGAAATTTGCTTGTGCGGCTCACGGATTTATGTCGAGCGTAGTTTGTTTGATCGCTTTGTCAACGAGTTTGTGAAGCGGACGAAAGAACTTAAAGTTGGAGATCCACTTGAAGAAAGTACTCAACTTGGAGCGCTCGTTTCGGAAGCTCATCTTAAAAAGGTTTTAGGCTACGTATCACTCGCTAAAGAAGAAGGCGGGAAAATTCTCACAGGCGGAAATCAAATAAAAATGAATGGACGTTGCGCTGACGGCTATTTTATGGAGCCAACAGTAATTGTAGGACTGGACGAAAAATGTCGCACCAATCAGGAGGAAATTTTTGGCCCTGTTGTAACAATTATGCCTTTCGACACAGAGGAGGAAGTTCTTGGTTACGCCAATGGCACTCCTTACGGTCTGAGCGCCACGATCTGGACGGAGAACCTAAAGAGAGCACACCGCGTTGCTCACCAGGTGAAAAGCGGTATCATCTGGGTCAATTGCTGGCTTCATCGCGATCTTCGCACTCCATTCGGTGGTATGAAACAAAGTGGAGTGGGCCGCGAAGGCGGATGGGAAGCAATCAGGTTTTTCACCGAAGCAAAAAATGTCTGCGTGAAACTCTAA